A genomic window from Punica granatum isolate Tunisia-2019 chromosome 2, ASM765513v2, whole genome shotgun sequence includes:
- the LOC116196484 gene encoding vesicle-associated membrane protein 711-like isoform X2, translating into MGILYGMVARGQVVLSEFSCPTTTTNAGAIARQILEKLPSGNSDSNASFSQGRYIFHVKRTDGLTVLCMADDAFERRIPFAFLQEIHQRFVRSYGRAVQTAAPYAMNDEFSRVLSQEMERYLTDPNADRLNRLKGEMSQVRTVMIDNIEKVLERGDRLALLVEKASTLQGNTLRFKRQSRRLKNTMWGALLLILAIIIYVVLAFLCGGPLMRSCLGQAFGIIYV; encoded by the exons ATGGGGATATTGTACGGGATGGTGGCGAGAGGGCAGGTGGTGTTGTCGGAATTCAGCTgccccaccaccaccaccaacgCCGGCGCCATCGCCCGCCAGATTCTCGAGAAGCTCCCCTCCGGCAATTCCGACAGCAATGCCTCCTTCTCTCAGGGCCGCTACATCTTCCACGTCAAACGTACCGATGGCCTCACCGTCCTCTGTATGGCTGACGACGCCTTTGAGA GAAGAATCCCGTTTGCATTTCTTCAAGAAATCCACCAACGATTTGTGAGAAGTTACGGTCGTGCTGTCCAAACTGCTGCACCATATGCCATGAATGACGAATTTTCTAGAGTTTTGAGTCAGGAGATGGAGCGTTACTTGACAGATCCAAATGCAGATAGATTAAATCGGTTGAAAGGTGAAATGAGTCAG GTGAGAACTGTTATGATAGATAACATTGAGAAAGTTCTGGAAAGAGGTGACCGCTTGGCATTGCTGGTGGAGAAGGCTTCCACGCTGCAAGGGAATACTCTAAGATTCAAAAGGCAGTCTCGGCGTTTGAAAAATACCATGTG GGGTGCTTTGCTGCTGATTCTTGCGATCATAATCTATGTCGTGCTGGCATTCCTCTGCGGTGGTCCACTGATGCGTTCTTGCCTTGGCCAAGCATTTGGTATTATTTATGTTTAG
- the LOC116196484 gene encoding vesicle-associated membrane protein 711-like isoform X1: MGILYGMVARGQVVLSEFSCPTTTTNAGAIARQILEKLPSGNSDSNASFSQGRYIFHVKRTDGLTVLCMADDAFERRIPFAFLQEIHQRFVRSYGRAVQTAAPYAMNDEFSRVLSQEMERYLTDPNADRLNRLKGEMSQVRTVMIDNIEKVLERGDRLALLVEKASTLQGNTLRFKRQSRRLKNTMWWGNFKLTGALLLILAIIIYVVLAFLCGGPLMRSCLGQAFGIIYV; this comes from the exons ATGGGGATATTGTACGGGATGGTGGCGAGAGGGCAGGTGGTGTTGTCGGAATTCAGCTgccccaccaccaccaccaacgCCGGCGCCATCGCCCGCCAGATTCTCGAGAAGCTCCCCTCCGGCAATTCCGACAGCAATGCCTCCTTCTCTCAGGGCCGCTACATCTTCCACGTCAAACGTACCGATGGCCTCACCGTCCTCTGTATGGCTGACGACGCCTTTGAGA GAAGAATCCCGTTTGCATTTCTTCAAGAAATCCACCAACGATTTGTGAGAAGTTACGGTCGTGCTGTCCAAACTGCTGCACCATATGCCATGAATGACGAATTTTCTAGAGTTTTGAGTCAGGAGATGGAGCGTTACTTGACAGATCCAAATGCAGATAGATTAAATCGGTTGAAAGGTGAAATGAGTCAG GTGAGAACTGTTATGATAGATAACATTGAGAAAGTTCTGGAAAGAGGTGACCGCTTGGCATTGCTGGTGGAGAAGGCTTCCACGCTGCAAGGGAATACTCTAAGATTCAAAAGGCAGTCTCGGCGTTTGAAAAATACCATGTGGTGGGGAAACTTTAAGCTCAC GGGTGCTTTGCTGCTGATTCTTGCGATCATAATCTATGTCGTGCTGGCATTCCTCTGCGGTGGTCCACTGATGCGTTCTTGCCTTGGCCAAGCATTTGGTATTATTTATGTTTAG
- the LOC116196483 gene encoding putative clathrin assembly protein At5g35200, producing MSAAAAGGGGGGGGGGTQKSLRKALGAIKDTTTVSLAKVNSDYKELDIAIVKATNHVERPAKDKHIRAIFAAISATRPRADVAYCIQALARRLSRTHNWAVALKTLIVIHRALREVDPTFHEELINYGRSRSHMLNMAHFKDDSSPNAWDYSAWVRTYALFLEERLECFRILKYDIETDRPRTKDLDTTELLEQLLALQQLLFRVIGCQPQGAAVNNFVIPLALSMVASESIKIYQAISDGTVNLVDKFFEMQRHDAMRALDIYRRAGQQAERLSEFYEICRSLDIGRGEKFIKIEQPPASFLQTMEEYVKEAPLASTVRKDQVVDSNPSPPKEILAIEYKKNAEEEARPPSPSLPEPELEPEPEPEPMKVEAAVAEPPDLLGLNEPNPIASELDEKNALALAIVPVGDGQASASLNQVSGTTGWELALVTAPSSNESAAAASKLAGGLDKLTLDSLYDDAIRRNTQSGTSYNPWEAAAATPMGGGMMQQPGHDPFFASSGMAAPLQVQMAAMANQQQAFLQQQQQQQQQMMTMMGPQLQQPMNPFANHGTNVHPYGSGMPVQAYNPYTGLI from the exons AtgtcagcagcagcagcaggaggaggaggaggaggaggaggagggggtaCTCAGAAGAGCTTGAGGAAAGCCCTCGGAGCAATCAAGGATACTACAACCGTTTCATTGGCCAAAGTCAATAGTGATTATAAG GAACTGGACATCGCAATAGTCAAAGCCACAAATCACGTCGAGCGTCCCGCAAAAGATAAACACATTAGAG CTATTTTTGCTGCTATTTCAGCCACAAGGCCTCGTGCTGATGTTGCCTACTGCATCCAAGCTCTAGCAAGACGATTATCAAGGACGCACAACTGGGCG GTTGCCCTGAAAACTTTAATTGTCATCCATCGTGCTCTGAGGGAAGTCGACCCCACATTTCATGAAGAGCTCATCAATTATGGCAGAAGCAGGAGCCATATGCTCAATATGGCTCACTTCAAAGATGATTCTAGTCCAAATG CGTGGGATTACTCAGCATGGGTCCGCACATATGCCTTATTTTTGGAGGAACGCCTTGAATGCTTTCGCATTCTGAAGTATGATATTGAGACAGATCGACCT AGAACCAAAGATCTGGATACTACCGAATTACTTGAGCAATTACTAGCTCTTCAACAACTCCTTTTTCGTGTCATTGGTTGTCAG CCTCAAGGAGCAGCAGTTAATAATTTTGTGATCCCACTGGCGCTTTCAATG GTCGCCTCGGAAAGCATTAAAATCTATCAAGCCATAAGTGATGGTACAGTTAACTTGGTTGACAAG TTCTTCGAGATGCAACGTCATGATGCAATGAGGGCTCTGGACATATATAGGAGAGCTGGCCAGCAG GCTGAGAGACTCTCAGAATTCTATGAAATATGTAGAAGTTTAGATATTGGACGCGGCGAAAAGTTTATTAAGATTGAgcag CCCCCTGCATCATTCTTACAAACCATGGAGGAATACGTAAAAGAGGCACCACTGGCATCAACAGTTCGCAAAGATCAG GTTGTTGACAGCAATCCTTCACCACCTAAAGAAATATTGGCCATAGAGTACAAAAAGAATGCAGAGGAGGAGGCCAGGCCACCTTCACCATCTCTACCTGAGCCTGAGCTGGAACCGGAACCAGAACCAGAACCAATGAAAGTTGAAGCTGCTGTTGCTGAACCACCAGATTTATTG GGTTTGAATGAACCTAATCCAATTGCTTCAGAATTAGATGAGAAGAATGCGTTGGCTTTGGCCATTGTTCCGGTTG GTGATGGACAAGCTTCTGCTAGTTTAAATCAAGTCAGTGGAACCACCGGCTGGGAATTGGCTCTCGTCACTGCTCCAAGCTCAAATGAGAGTGCTGCAGCTGCTAGCAAATTG GCGGGAGGGCTGGACAAGCTCACACTAGACAGCCTGTATGATGATGCAATCAGAAGAAACACCCAAAGTGGGACCAGCTACAACCCTTGGGAGGCAGCAGCAGCCACGCCAATGGGCGGTGGGATGATGCAGCAACCTGGGCACGACCCTTTCTTTGCATCCAGTGGGATGGCAGCCCCTCTGCAGGTGCAGATGGCGGCCATGGCCAATCAGCAGCAGGCGTTCctgcaacagcagcagcagcaacagcagcagatgatgacgatgatggGCCCACAGCTCCAGCAACCCATGAATCCTTTTGCGAACCATGGTACCAATGTTCACCCCTATGGCTCTGGGATGCCAGTTCAAGCCTACAATCCCTATACTGGCCTTATATGA